The following DNA comes from Aquila chrysaetos chrysaetos chromosome 9, bAquChr1.4, whole genome shotgun sequence.
AAAGCTGCCAATTGCGAGGGCAGCAATGGCCGTGGGAGGGTGTCTCCTGGTCTTCTCTTGCATTCTTATTGTGGTTGGTGTTCTACGGTTACCATGGCATTTCCCAGCATGGCTCCTACTTGAATGTGTCCTGGACACAGTGATTGCAATTGGCATGGTGCCTGCTCTGTactatttcttccattttctgctgGAGGCTTATAATTCATCAGTGTGCAAAGAGAGAGAGCAGCTTTATCAAAGCAAAGgctatcagggctttagctgcAGCCTGCATGGGGCGGAGATTGCTGCTGGCCTCTCGGGCTGCGTAGCTGTCGTGGCATACCTGCTTAGTGCAGGCCTAGCTGCCAAAGGGTACAGAACAGttcacaaactgaaaaagaagcCAGTACAATTACATGAGCATTAGAATGATTCCTCTGCTCCGGTAATGGTCATGATTTTTACCAGCCTCCTTACTGAGACAAAGCAGTAtgcttttccttgtttctgGGCAGTGCATCCGTAATGCTGTAGCAGAACGCACGCCGAGACAGTATAGCTCTAAATACAGCAGACTCAAGCTGTTCCTAACTTGAATTTGCATTATTGAATTATTAGTGGACACAAACTTAGTCCCATGGCTTGTCTTCATCTGGTGGCTGTCTCTTAGTAGAGAATGACTTGTCCTTGTGTAGTTGACTAGCAAGCTGCCTGTTTCACAGGTAGCCTTTCCCTCCCGTCCGTCGGGTGTCTTGTTCTCCTCCAGTGAGGTCTTGCTACGAGTACTGCTACTACATATTTCTGCTGACAGCTTTCTGTAGCTGAAACTGTCTCTACAAAGGGCATGTTCACCAAGAACAGAACTCTTAAAAATGAGTGATTGAGGCCCCATGGCTCTGGCAGCTAATTATTGCTTTCTTGTAGGTCTCTTGGAACTAACAGGGCAGTTTGAACGTGATGTTTATAGAGCTATCAGAGAATCCTGAAATAAACTTGCAAAATGCTGAATACACTCAGCCTAATTTGCAACACTGCCTTTTCAAACTCTCCTGGAGAGGGCACATTTTTGTATGAAATGGTCTTTTATATAACTTGTATACAAcagttttgcttaaaaagatGCCCTGATTTGGGATAATCAGACAAAAGCTTTAAGAGCTCAAACAGGTGGTTTAAGATAAAAGtatattgttttcaaaatacatttttaatgtacaaGTTGGGGAACTGAGATGCTGCTcttgtattatttattaaaaaaaggtgaaatttactttttaaaaaaaacttttgaagaaatttaacagggagaagaaatgtAGCACTAGATTCACAACATCATGCCTCAGAATGAAGTGTCACTTCACAGCAGTGCCCACTATGTGCACTGTCCATGTGAAGATGGAACCACCACTGGTCCCACAGACCAGTTCTGcccatgttaaaaaaacccaaaaacccaaacaccaaacTAAACATACCAGAAATGTGGTTTGTCTTGGATATATCTCCAGTTTAACTGGTACCAGTGACTAAATCCTCGCACTTGCCAAAACCATGGAACACTGTTGGAACTAGAGATACgaaagtaaaacaaatgcaaaataggAACACACCAGGTACTCcggggtttgtttggtttctcttcccttttagTAGCTAGATGCATTGAGTGTCTCAGCGTGGGGATTTATGTGGACAGTCCACTGTGgtcctctttcttttaatgattCTGTATTTCCTGCTTGCTGCAGCTACTTTTAGAGAGCTGTACAGTACTATTTAGAGCAAGTTCACAGGGCAGGATTCCTCTGGTAGGATACAGAAAACTGCCTAATAATTGGTATTATGGATTTCACCCTCACAGTGTTCTGCAAGTAGCTTTTGTATGGAAGGCTGATGAGTGAAGTAGCACACAGAGCTTAGTAAAAGACAACCTagagcacagctgctgctaGCCACAGCTATGTTTGACTGGGATATTGCACAAATCCCCTCCAGCGCAGTAACGGAATCAGAATATATAGTTAGATGAAAGTAAAAATCTTTATTGCTAAGTCAGCTGAAAAGTTGatgcaaaaatattcttccttccTGGACTGCTCTATACATCTGAATAAAGAATCAATGGAATAGTGTTCTCCAGTAATCTTGTTATTTGCCTCTCCAAAGCAATACAAACACAGGCCACAGTGCTGAAGGTGCATTCATTGGATAACCTACTCCCATACACAATAAAAATGGATTATTATAGGTGCATGCTAGAGTGggatacagaaaatattctcctttttaaaacaaaaaaacatgaaaaatggtTATTTAATAAACAGTGCgctgcagtatttctttaaCATGCGCTGGGTCATTTGagtcaagttaaaaaaaaggtaacattttaaaatgtgaaaagagaggaaaaaaatacacttgagTCTTCAGACAGCAATGGAACAGCAGACAATGACTGCACAAAACCAAAGAGGTGAACCTACTGCCTAAAGAAGGCCTTTGGCAAGTGACACAAAAGCCACCACCATCGGGAAGGAGTGCAGAAATTCCTGAAGTCCAAGGGCCTTAGGTGTGGCTGAATGTCCTGTGTACTAGCAGAAGGATTTGGAGCCTCACAGCAGCCTGTACCCTGAGAAAGGGAAATACTTGCTCCTCCTTGGAACAGGATTTTACCCTCCCATCTAGTTGAGGATTCTGATGAGGTCCCAGCAATCTGTGGTGCTGCCTCTACCAGGCCTGTTCCTGGTGCTGGGAGCAACCTGGAGGCTATGCCTTATCCTTAATACTTGGGCCCCACTACTTGTCACTGAATATAACCTTTATGGGTTCCTTTTTGGAAGCTTTCTGGACTGGAGAGGGCAGACAGGTCAGTACCTTTAGTGTACCTGTTCTCAGTGAGCACGCTCATCAGCAGAGCTAGAATTACTGAAGAGATGGACAAACCAACTCACCAGCCTAACTTGATTGTGACTGCACAGAGCACTGCAGGCCCGGTATTGCTCAGCAGGGACGAGAGAGCCTGGTGACCCCAAGATGAGAACCTCTCTCTAACAGCAAGTCTGTTAACCAGTGGGACATTCTTAGTGATGTGGCTCTGTGGAGATGATGTATCTGTGCAAGAACCACATATAAAAATCGGGGAAGAGACTGGAGAACAGGAAGAGAACTGTGAAAATGCTTTCTATCTTCTGCTATGAGTCCTTCGCTAGACTTGCCCATTCATACATGTTCCAGTGCTCCTAGGGAGCTTGAAATCTAAGGTGGTATTAATAAGTAAGGTGAGgaagacaaagcagcagcttgctgcctctggggaggcaggaaaacaaaaggtggTGGTAGAGGGAAGCACTCGGGCTATGCTGCCCAGAGTAAGACAAACAGTTGATAATACCAGCTTAAGCAGAGAAAGCCGTGGACTCTACCTACTGTAAGAGAACAAGCCATGTTCTGCCATGACAATTCACACCCATAGAAAATAGGAGCTGGCTGTATTAAACTCCCTTTCTgcttcaaaaccagaaacagcactggagaaaaaaagaaaaaggctaagTAGGAACTCCTTGCATGCCATTCTGTCACTACCGTGAAGAGGAGCAGCTCAGGAATCTGCATGCTCCCTTGCACAGCTTTATTTTACTTAGTCCTTCCCCACTGAGCTAGGTAGAGCCATTCATGACTAAGTCCTTGTGGCAATGCCCAACTCTCCATGCAATGCTACTGGTTCAGACTGTTAAGGACACACTGGATTTTCCATGTAAGTGCAAGAAATAGAGACCTGATTTGCATTAATATCTGCCACTCTCCTAGTGCAAGGTTTGTCACAGTCTTACTCAGAAAGAAGAGTGTATTTCTGCATCATTCCCATACTGAACAGAGGCTGCTTTGCAGTCCTGTCAGGTATCTGAAAGTGTTGGGCTGGACACAGATAATTGCTAAGTCACCAGTGACAGAATTAAAAGTTACAGTCAAATACATTGGGATGAGCCTTTTCTGTGTACTCATATGAAGAGAACATGAAAGAAGTTTGGGGTTTAGTTTTTGaatcttttctgctgttgtttctcTGCCTGAGGGattcaaatgctgctgtttctgtgattctaagaattaccttttttctccatttccaaatgaaacagGCATTTAAACAGCCAAAATTTGTGAGTTTAAACTTTTTCCAAGGTTGGGTTGTTTCATGATTACATTGTAACAAGCACAAGGTATATCCTAAAATGTTGCGCTCTCATGCatggtaaaaataaatttttttcgTAGTGAGAAGAAATTGAAGGTGCTTTGAAATCTCAGTAAAGCTCCATTAGATTTTGTCAAAAGATCTATATTGACAGAATCCCACAAGTAGTCTGCAAAGTATTTCCTTCTGAGCAAGGCCTGAATTTGATGAAAAAATATACAACTCAAGCCCCTCAGAGCTCTTGAGAAGAAACTTTCAAGTTTTCCTCATTAATACAattaataaagaagaaaaggcactAGCCCACATTACAGTCAGGATTATTGCACCACTGACACAACCAGGGCAGCCGCTATCCAGCTTTCTGCCAGCTAAGGAAGACAGATCTGCATGCTACAGGGGCAGTGGTCTTTTCACAACCCTTACACAAGATGATGACATAGGCAGCCAACTTACACCCTGCACCAAAAACCCTAATGGAAACACAATGCATCTGCTGAGTGCAGACTGGCCAGTTCACCGTTAGCAGGACTGTTTTAAACATCCTTCCCAGTGCTGATAAAGATACTAAGGTGAAAAGttctacttttccttttgcattgaAAACTAAGCAGAAACAAGTATGCTTTCACCTTGTTTCTGGCCAAATTGGGCATGTACCATGAAATGCAGGTTGCTGTGGATTTGGAGTATGACTCCTGTTCTCAGAGGCAAGCAAAGATGCTGTAGCTGACAGTGTAGAGGTTTATGTTGGTAGAACAGAGCACTGAACGCTTCCCCAGCATATGAAGGGCAGCCCCACTGCTCACTAGCCTTAGAGCAGCATACCACTGCTTACCACTTGGTTTCCCTTAGACCGAGTACCTCACTGAAACAAGCACGAGCTCCTGGTTTCATCCCATGTCTTCGGTATACAGGAAGCCTCTACTGTGAAGCATCCATGATGGAGGT
Coding sequences within:
- the MARVELD3 gene encoding MARVEL domain-containing protein 3; translated protein: MAERSSPRAPRTGRTGAVGRAVPGAGPEGPPRSRAAAPGLLECRRCRYLRTARACCQMVGALLAALILVCSSVSYGSSGGYTGLPSLGGIYYYQYGGAYSGFSGADGEKAQQLDQRFYLLKLPIARAAMAVGGCLLVFSCILIVVGVLRLPWHFPAWLLLECVLDTVIAIGMVPALYYFFHFLLEAYNSSVCKEREQLYQSKGYQGFSCSLHGAEIAAGLSGCVAVVAYLLSAGLAAKGYRTVHKLKKKPVQLHEH